The Coffea arabica cultivar ET-39 chromosome 9c, Coffea Arabica ET-39 HiFi, whole genome shotgun sequence nucleotide sequence TATATGAAATTATGAAACGGCAAGAGTCTGAGCTAAATTCTTGCTCTAGTATAGAAACTAGCAATTAGATCTCCTAGAATTAATGCCTGTTTCGCATAAATCCATGAAACTCAGTGCTTTTTGCTTTGATTAAGTTATTACCAGTAAACAGATTATAAGGATCACATATCACAAATTTTCTTCTATACAGAGAAGCTGGAATTGAGAAACTCATGGAATTGAAAGCTCTCAAACAATAACTCTAATTACTGCATCTATATGAAACTAGGAAATGGCAACAGTCTGAGCTAAATTCTTGTTCAAGAGTAGAAACTAGCCATCTAGATCTCCTAGAATTAATACCTGTTTTGAATGAATCCTTAAAACTCAGTGTTTTTTTGCTTTGATTAAGTTATTATCAGTAAACAGATTATATGGATCACATATCACAAATTGGACAAATTAAATGTCATATTATTGCGTAAAGCTACATCTTAGATCAAATCTTGAGACAAGGACCTCGAGCTTTTGGGACCTCCACCTTGGATGTTTAACTACTACATCAAGCCTTATTGTAATCTTATTCATTTTTCTATGCacaattttgtcattttcttttgttaacaTTTTGACACATTGCTATAGGAACTAAACCGAGTATCTCCAACTGAAGCCGCATGTTGTTGAGCTGCTGATGAATGGTCTCCAGGAATTTGACTCGTGACTGTTGTTTCTCCATTTCTAGATTAGTAAAACACAGCATCCCCGCCATTTTTGCAGCTGTTGGTGGAGAATGTTGGTCCTTAATGCCTACTCTCTCACTCGCTTGTTCCTTGGTGGTTTATGTAGTCTTCAAAATGATGTTTGTTGGTCCACCAAGCaggttctttttttctttttctctcttttccttaggTCAAGTGGAAGCAGTTTTGAACTCCAAATCTTACACCTGCGGCATGAATTTAGACCACGGGTGCATACATTATCAATAGACTCGCTATTGTATACATTAtcagtgtagaaaagattaatttaCATATACAATCGATAGTTGGATATGTGGAAGTTGTGCTGTCATTTATCCTTTTGCATTCTGTACATTTTCCGCAACCTCATCCGCAATCCTGCTCCATTGCGTTGTCCTGTGTTTCTAAATGGAGAAAAGAGTACATGTTTgatgtttcaaaatttcagaGACACATTAAGGCCCCTTGCCAGGACTGCACTAAGTTGTTCTGGCCTGGCACTCGAATTTTGATGGATGATACCTTGCAAATCAAAGACTCTCTTGTAGAAAAAGGAGAGGAGTTTAACTAGAAAATTAAGGACACTGAACAATGAATAAGAAATTGAATAACCAATAAGTAGTCGCAGTAAAAAGCAAATCATATTGATGCTGATTCTTATGAGTTGCTGACCATGAATTCACTTCATTCATTTGCCAGATTTATAGCCTTTTACGAATAGCTTTACCAAGTTGCACAAAAAGATGTACCAAATGGCAATCCAGGTGTACAAAAAGAAATGGCGATCCAGATTCAAAGACACGTCActtcttacaaaaattaattttgcacCTTTCTTAAAAATCACATCCGTTAGATGTCTTTTTCatcgttttttcttttcttttttttttccccatgcAATTTGTTTTCTCCACTTACATTTTAAAGGAAAGAGTCTTAATATGAAGGAAAATGACAAAAGGAATATAGgacaaaaaattaacaaagcaGCCTCAAGAAGCCCGTTAACAATGAAACAAAATATAgggaaaattgttcaaaatgtcCATCACATTTtactaaataatttttttgtattcATCACTTTAAAGATAATAACTTTACATCCCTTATAAAATTCAGTCAATAAAATTTTATCCCAACCTAGAGTTTTGATCCCTATATAGTCTTTGTTTAGGgataaaaaggtaaaatttcATTTATAGTTAAATAAATGATCcgattcatattcattttttctcCTTAAAAGTAGGGACTTGACTTGAATGaaatatattcatttttttttaaagattagACCCGgtccatattcatttttactattaaaaaagtGGGATCTaatcttttttatatatataaaaaatgacTATACGTGAATTACGTGGTGATTTCAGATTAAAACAAGATCGAAAATTTAGGTTGTAATCGAATTTTATTAACTTGAATTTGTAGAAGTATGTAAAGTAAACATTTAAAAAATAGAGAGTGCAAAAAATCATGTGACAAGACGTGAGGGATATTTTAAACGATTTTCTTCCAAATATATATTAGGAGGAATGGCTGCCTTGGAATGGGTCCACTTGTGTCATCAAGAACAAGACGGAAGTTTGGTGgctttgagatagaaatgacaGGCTAAAATAGTTCCTCATTTCTCAGCCATCAGATTATAGCTGATCACATTATTGACAGCCCGATTGCAAGATGACGGCCTCATTTCCGGGCACGAAATTATAGCGACGCTACTACGTAATTCTTCGTCGCAGGACTAGGACAAATGAAAATGATAGAAACAAGAAGGTTAATGCGGACGGCCAATTGAATTTTGTCAAATGTGTCATATGCCCTCTTATATTTTGTAATTAGAGATTGTGTCCCCAATAGCCAATTGAGCTTGTTTCAGGCCTCCAAGGCACAAAAATCCAAGTAGTTTTCAAGTGAAAGAGCAGTCCTAGCTCCGCAATCGGGGAAAAAAAATACAGAGAAAATGTTTCTCTTACCAAATAACCAGGAAAGTGACAGGGTTCTTTTTGACGATTATGACAATTCACATGAAATTTGGTCGAATTTTGGTACATatgaaattttggtgattaCGCTCTACATACATAATGCACAAAGAAGTTTTTGAGTTATAATTCTTTTAAAAATAGGTACTCTGTTCAGAACTAGAGTTATTGTTGCGATATTCATTAATTTATCACAAAATTTAAGGTTTGATCCATAATAGAGTTTAGTTTAACCTATTTTAGTGCAAATGCATATATATTTTTACAATTGTTAATTTCTTTAATATGTTCTTTTCTTGATTATCACAACCACTTTGTATTTTTCAATCTATACAGACTGTACTTAATTAATGAATTTATaattgccaaaatttttttatttttttgtgtatctattcacataacacatataacTTTTGATTAGAACAATATAAAAGAGTACCTACAGGTTTGGGTGTTAATACAACATGTTAAATTAGAAGGGTATTTGTGGAATTCTATGAGCCACCAAAGGGCTTGAACTAAATTCTAACCACAACGTCATCAATCATTTCGCTTGGCTCAAATTTGGAAAGTCAGCTTTGTTTCTTTATACTAGCACCTTAAAATGCTTCATCCATGTCATTATTGTCATTGGTACAGAccaaattttctatattttcttagCTCCCTTGTGGAATCACTAGCTGTATAATCCAGTACCATCCAAGAAAATTCCCTCGGCCGCCAATAATCCAAATCAGATTCTTGTTCCAAGCTTCCTAAGGTTTACTTCTCCTCTCTTATCTCCAGTTTCCTATCCATCCCATGCGCTCAAATCAGTTCTTTAGCTGCAAATGAATTTGTTACCTGTGTTTCTAAAGATGTTCGCTTGATGAGCTATGACATGTTTGATTGATGTACTATTAGTTTTTCTGGATTCTAAGCTTCTTCTGCttattgtttttttcttttccaacaaaaagaaaattgtgACGGGTGTTTTAGGTTTCGATTTGATGAATTTGGAGTTGGTTGTCGTTAATTTCCTATAAAAATCtaaacttttcttggtttgagtacttttcttataattttttaaagaagAGTGAAAAAATGAGAGTTTCTTTTTGTGGATATAGTTGCTGCGAAATGATGATTGCGGTGGGTCCACTTTTCACAATTCGAATTTTAGCTTGACTAATACTTGATGAGGATGAATATGTTGTGTTTTTTACTGTTTTGATGGCTGagtagcttcttttttttttttttggggtaaaatTGGTTGCTTAGCTGCAATTATTCTTACTCTTGTATTCCTAATTACTATTTGTCTTTGAAAAATCTTTTTGTTGATACTCTAAGCTTGGGAAGTCTTATATGCTTGGCGACTATAGGGTTATGCATTATTTTGTAGTTATGAGTAGGTAATTTTGATCAGCTCAGAGTACTAGatatgattggtggtagtaatTTTGATGTATTAGCTCTGTTTTCCCATTGTTTTGCATCTGGAATGGACAAACTCTCTTTGTAAGTTCAGTTTTGGTTAAGCCAAACTTAATGAGGCGTCATTGAAGTTTACTAGTTTTAAGATTCTCTTGAGCTATTATCAATAATGAGAGCGAAAAAAGCACAATATTTCTTAGCATGTTGCACAATTTATAGGTATAGCATCTACACTGGATTTGTTAGTCAAGATCGTTCTCGTTTCTGTGGAGAAGTGATGGCAGTAGGCTTATCAATCTTATCATTTGCTTCCTGGAGCTGTGAACAAGTATTAAATTCCTtgcattttattcttttgagTTTTGGCGAGAGAAAGTAACTGGACAAACTTGCTTCTATGCTTGATTACTTAATTCAAACCTCATTCAGCATCTTCCAGTTTTTTATGCTTTCATTTTGGCTTCTTTATCTCTATCTTATGTTAGATGGCATGATATATCCTTGTTCAGCTTTTTAAGTCTCGTAAAAATCTGAAAACAATTGCGAATACATAACTCTAAAAGTTTCCCTGCTGTAGTTCACTTGCTAAAGTTTTCATGCCATATATTTTGTAAAGCCAATATTTGACCTAGATTTTGCTGTGTTTGGTAAATGGCACTGTAATTGTTGATTCTGGTTTGTTTATTTTCATATATGGGTACAATGGGAAACTTTCGGTTGATTTAAGTTTCTCACATTGATCAGTTGTTTGGCAACTGGGTAACATAATATACAGTGGGTATTTGCCTAATTTATCATCTAATATCTCATTTGgcatttttaatcttttcaccTTCCTTCATGAATTTGTATTTAAACTTTGGTTTTATGATAAACAGGTTTCCCTGATGCATAAAATGGTTATGGTTTTTTGTCTCCTGATAATTTGTCTTATCTTTGTGATGCAATTGATGTAGagacttatttttgtttgaacaGATATCTATTTTTCAGTGCACACTTGTTGAACGCGGCAAAAGTTAGGTCCAGGACACAATCTCATTTATAGTGAGCTGGCAAAAAAGTGGCAGCTGTCATCTCCTTCATAATTAGTATAAGTGTTTGTATTCCTTCTTTTTATGGACAAAAATGGATGCACATTCTTCATTATTCATTCAGAGAACTGGTGAAAGTTTGAGTACCATGGGTGCCTCTGGAGCTACATCACCTTGTCTACCTAATTTGCCTCCTCCTCTGGTTGAGAAATACCCTCAATTACCAGACTCCCTTCATGTTACCTCAGAGCAGGTACTCTCAACAAATACACTTCCCTCTCGTCCTGCTCCATTGGCTTCTAGAAGTGGGGCAGTAGGGCATCAGTTTTCAACGACTTCTGGGTTCCCCAGGGATACTAAGTTTCCTCCAATTTCACCTCAAGGCAGTCAATCACAAAATTATCCCTTCCTTTCCAAGTCATTAAGGGCTGAAACATCTCTAGAAACCATTCCCTCCTTTTCGGGGGTTCATTCTGCTCCAGTTGACAGTTACCACATCCGAAATGGCGGAAATGGCAATACATCCTGGGGTAAAGATGCCCTTCAAGACTTTCCTGACTTTTCTGGTAATGTTCCCGTTCAGAATGATCAAGCAGAGAGCCTTAAAGGTGTTATTGCATCTGAAGACCATGCTAAGAGAACTGAGTGGAATGAATGGGCAGATGACCTGATATCTGTTGATGACTCTCTAGATTCCAATTGGGGTGATCTCCTTGTCGATGTCAGCGTTCCCGATCCAGAACCTAAGGTTTGTCTTTCAACTTGCATTTCATGGTTTATGTGTTTGTCCTCTGATTGTTCCAATTACAGATGTAGATTGCTTAATTAAGCTCTTAAACAATAGTCTATGCCCCTTCATTTCCTTAACTGGAGCTAAATTGTTCCTAGGATCTCTGATTAGTTGTTTATGCTTAATGTCAATTCTCTAATATTGCACAGGATTGATCAATCTGCTTGAGTTTGTAGTGGTAAGTTTATTTCACTTTGTATGAACATTCTGTGTTTAAACCTATACTTCCCCCTTTCCACTTCTTCTATTTGTTGCATGTGTATTGAGGCACAAGCTGCGTGCAAGCTAAACCCCAAGTTAAGTGATAGTGGTATAAGGCTTATAGAGCATAAAGCATGTTATCCTGGTCATTCCCTGGGACCTGTTAGAAACAAGGACGCTCTTTTACCAATTTGTCTTTTTAGAAAGtaaattcaatttctttctGTCTTTACCTTCCCCTATATATCACAACTTTTCTAGAAAATTTGGTCACTGCTTCCAAAATGTCCTCCCAAGGAATAGTTTATATAATTGTGGATTTGAATGGTGTAGgcaattttggttattttgcaACCTATTCCTCCTTCGTATTGCAAACTATTTGTACTTATTGCAACCTTAGCATACACATGTTTGCAACTTATATGCTTGATTGACATTCTCCAGATAATATTAtgcttgttttaattaattttatcgTGTAAATTCATTGCAGGTGTTGAAGTTGTCACCTGAAGTACCTTTGAGAGAGGCCCAGCCTTCTAGTCACACTCCTGTTTCATCTGTACAGAGTATTGATGTTTCTAGTCCATTGTCTGCTGCTCCATTGGCGAAGCCTCGCATGCGTTGGACACCAGAGCTTCATGAGATCTTCGTAGAGGCTGTCAATAAGCTTGGTGGTAG carries:
- the LOC140014076 gene encoding protein PHR1-LIKE 1-like isoform X1, whose amino-acid sequence is MDAHSSLFIQRTGESLSTMGASGATSPCLPNLPPPLVEKYPQLPDSLHVTSEQVLSTNTLPSRPAPLASRSGAVGHQFSTTSGFPRDTKFPPISPQGSQSQNYPFLSKSLRAETSLETIPSFSGVHSAPVDSYHIRNGGNGNTSWGKDALQDFPDFSGNVPVQNDQAESLKGVIASEDHAKRTEWNEWADDLISVDDSLDSNWGDLLVDVSVPDPEPKVLKLSPEVPLREAQPSSHTPVSSVQSIDVSSPLSAAPLAKPRMRWTPELHEIFVEAVNKLGGSETGATPKGVLKLMNKEGLTIYHVKSHLQVRGTLLLSFIHLYCGCHFSHSILLVLFICQKYRTARYKPEPSEGTTEKKSPTVTDMTSLDLKTTTGITEALRLQMEVQKQLHEQLEIQRSLQLRIEEQGKYIQLMLEQQKKFEEERSKKKDSNPVEASLAPSKAVEPLPDDEKSETLEKNNVAKALEKENEAKVLSSGDAGVTAEQTQNPNRKQKSPERKTSEDNDQDGNASPVKRAKVDGSLNS
- the LOC140014076 gene encoding protein PHR1-LIKE 1-like isoform X2 — its product is MDAHSSLFIQRTGESLSTMGASGATSPCLPNLPPPLVEKYPQLPDSLHVTSEQVLSTNTLPSRPAPLASRSGAVGHQFSTTSGFPRDTKFPPISPQGSQSQNYPFLSKSLRAETSLETIPSFSGVHSAPVDSYHIRNGGNGNTSWGKDALQDFPDFSGNVPVQNDQAESLKGVIASEDHAKRTEWNEWADDLISVDDSLDSNWGDLLVDVSVPDPEPKVLKLSPEVPLREAQPSSHTPVSSVQSIDVSSPLSAAPLAKPRMRWTPELHEIFVEAVNKLGGSERATPKGVLKLMNKEGLTIYHVKSHLQVRGTLLLSFIHLYCGCHFSHSILLVLFICQKYRTARYKPEPSEGTTEKKSPTVTDMTSLDLKTTTGITEALRLQMEVQKQLHEQLEIQRSLQLRIEEQGKYIQLMLEQQKKFEEERSKKKDSNPVEASLAPSKAVEPLPDDEKSETLEKNNVAKALEKENEAKVLSSGDAGVTAEQTQNPNRKQKSPERKTSEDNDQDGNASPVKRAKVDGSLNS
- the LOC140014076 gene encoding protein PHR1-LIKE 1-like isoform X3, which produces MDAHSSLFIQRTGESLSTMGASGATSPCLPNLPPPLVEKYPQLPDSLHVTSEQVLSTNTLPSRPAPLASRSGAVGHQFSTTSGFPRDTKFPPISPQGSQSQNYPFLSKSLRAETSLETIPSFSGVHSAPVDSYHIRNGGNGNTSWGKDALQDFPDFSGNVPVQNDQAESLKGVIASEDHAKRTEWNEWADDLISVDDSLDSNWGDLLVDVSVPDPEPKVLKLSPEVPLREAQPSSHTPVSSVQSIDVSSPLSAAPLAKPRMRWTPELHEIFVEAVNKLGGSETGATPKGVLKLMNKEGLTIYHVKSHLQKYRTARYKPEPSEGTTEKKSPTVTDMTSLDLKTTTGITEALRLQMEVQKQLHEQLEIQRSLQLRIEEQGKYIQLMLEQQKKFEEERSKKKDSNPVEASLAPSKAVEPLPDDEKSETLEKNNVAKALEKENEAKVLSSGDAGVTAEQTQNPNRKQKSPERKTSEDNDQDGNASPVKRAKVDGSLNS
- the LOC140014076 gene encoding protein PHR1-LIKE 1-like isoform X4; the encoded protein is MDAHSSLFIQRTGESLSTMGASGATSPCLPNLPPPLVEKYPQLPDSLHVTSEQVLSTNTLPSRPAPLASRSGAVGHQFSTTSGFPRDTKFPPISPQGSQSQNYPFLSKSLRAETSLETIPSFSGVHSAPVDSYHIRNGGNGNTSWGKDALQDFPDFSGNVPVQNDQAESLKGVIASEDHAKRTEWNEWADDLISVDDSLDSNWGDLLVDVSVPDPEPKVLKLSPEVPLREAQPSSHTPVSSVQSIDVSSPLSAAPLAKPRMRWTPELHEIFVEAVNKLGGSERATPKGVLKLMNKEGLTIYHVKSHLQKYRTARYKPEPSEGTTEKKSPTVTDMTSLDLKTTTGITEALRLQMEVQKQLHEQLEIQRSLQLRIEEQGKYIQLMLEQQKKFEEERSKKKDSNPVEASLAPSKAVEPLPDDEKSETLEKNNVAKALEKENEAKVLSSGDAGVTAEQTQNPNRKQKSPERKTSEDNDQDGNASPVKRAKVDGSLNS